A segment of the Sander lucioperca isolate FBNREF2018 chromosome 7, SLUC_FBN_1.2, whole genome shotgun sequence genome:
ATGGAAGAAAAGATCCAAGAATGGCTCAGGATTAAAAGAGAACAGGTAGACGACTGCCCCTTTAAACCAAGTAAAACCACACAGAGCACCATAGCAGATTGGCTGGCTGTTATTTGTCAGACTTTTGTTTAATTACACAGTAATGCTGCACTATCCAATGCTGACAtgtctgttatttgtttttcttcttgcaATCCAAGGAGAAGCACGAGCAACTTGTAAAACTGagcaaagaggaggaggagatacaGAGACAGCGGGAGAAACAGACGGAGATTGAACGGAAAGCTCAACAAAAGTATAAAGACTGGCTGCAAAAGAAGAACCAAGAAAAAATAGAAAtggaaaagaaggaaaaagtaGTGTGGAAGTTATTCTGCTTTTAATGACAAGCTGTTTAAGCGAAATGTTATCTTATTAATGACGAGCAGAAACGGACAGATTctgatagtttgttttttttcttgacaGGAGAAAGCTGTCCTGaaggaggagcaggagaaaGAGCGCCACAAGAGGGCAGAGGAGAAGTTTAAAGAGTGGCTGGCAAAAGCCAATGAAAAAGGCAGAGCGAGTCCAAAATCACCTTGCTACCCAACAAGTAAGATCATTCACTTATATTCaatccctccagaaaaacgcaattatgcgatcgcataattcaatgcataatcagccaaagtctgcatatttatgcgggggccgtattttttcaaatacgccacactttcgctgcataaattgcggggcttgcatgatttcataatccccgcattttcgttgcaaaaaagtcacatatatcttagcagaaagttgaaaaattttgcgtttacttcacacaagagcagccattttcccctgttgccatgggaacgttatgaagtgatgtaattgcgcgacgtgaacatcatcgaaaagctgtaaaccccgcaatgaagccatgatgaaaccgcagtttttgcaagttcccgcaatttcatcgcataaaattgcataaatatcccgcatattccatcgcattttttaagaaaacgtgccgcataatcaaggatttttgcccgcaacaatcacaaaaaaaactctggACTGCATATTGGAATTGTTAACCAGGCTTTATTGATTTTGGACTGACTGACACCAGATCTATAATAGTAGCAATATAACTGTTTTTATGTTGGTTTCAAACTTCATCAGATGTGATGTAGCTCATTAGTTTAAATTGCCTAGCTGATATTTGTTATATGTACCAGGATCATATcgctttgatttcttccaggtCCCTATGACAAATCCTACCCATCACCCAGCTTCTGCAATCCAATCCCCTGGAAGCCTATTCACGTCCCTCCTCCAGAAACATCACTGAATAAGACACCGGGCAAGAAAACAACGAAAATTTCAACAAACCAACAACGGAAATATCAACAAAGCCCCAGCACTGCTTTAAGACTGAGAAACTCTGCGAGGGCAGCGCAGTTGCTGCAGAAGAGATGACAAAGCAGACCGACATCTATGACTGATACGGTAGCTTAGTTACGGCTCAAATATGATTTCATCACCACTCGTCCACACCACCACAGCTCCTTAACCGACACTCTGCCAAACCACAGAAGGATTTCTCTTCTCTAATGTGCAGTAGTGAAACTTAGCTACTATCTACATTTTGGTTTGTTATATGTAGTACACTGGAGCGATCTTGTAATAATGCAGTAGCTCAAATTAGTTTGTACGTAAGGATGTCTGAATGTTTGGGATTTTTACATGATTTTACAAAGATGTTTATACTTTGTTATAGACATTTAAAAGCCTtgagtttattttgttttatcctGTAAATTTGCTTATTAGATAAAAGAGGCATTATCAAAGTTCTTTTTCACTGTTGTCCGTGTCTTATTTGTGCCATCACTAAATGGTCCACAAAAccacattacattgcatttaatAAGGCATCAACCACACAACAGAAGGTGGCTGGTGGTCACAGCCAAAGATAGACCCAGCTTGGTCAAGTGCccctcacactcacacattgtTCTGTGTCCAGCTGTGCCTTGTTCTTCTGTGGGCTGAGATGACGACAGAACAAATGAGGgggtggagaaagagagagagagagagagagagagagactgattcAGATTCAGAGCAGTATGCTCATTCTGTGTTAACATCTCACTGTGATATCAATGTATGCAGCCTGAggtaaaacattttcaattcCAATTGATGTTAGATTATCCTGTCTTGAACTACATCCTTTcaatgtgtattgtttgtgcTTAAGCTACGCTTACTGTAACCCCTTTCTGTTGTTGAGTGCTGTGGAATGTGTTATTTGACAGTAGTCAGCGAGGGGGCTCACATTGTTGggcattttttaaaagtacaaaaaaacactggGGTCCAAAGGACAGCTTTTAAGACAAAATGTCAAGTGTTTACATTCTGTCAGGAGAAGGTAAATTGCAGGAGCGGTTTAAGCTGTTTGCTCAGGGGTATTTGCACACTGAGTTTCTTAAGAAACCCATAAAGATATACAGTTCTGTTCAAAGTCAGCCTCCAGCACTTTGGCTATCTGTGTACTTTTAACTAAACTGTTCTAACTAAAATGGTAAGTCATAACCAGTTAGTTATAGAAACCGCCTAGAGCTCAATATGTCTAAATCTATCTAACCCTATCACATCTACAATATTTATGCCTGAGCCAGTACTTTTGATAATGACCAATGTTTCAGGTCATTGAGTTTTTATTTCTGCCTATTCTAGGTATCGTGACCTATTACAGAGCCTGAATAGAAAACCCATATCCCAAGATGCAGTGGTGCAGGTGGGCTGGCAGTTGGAGATCACACCTACCAGGTCAGGTACGAGGCGTGTCTATAATGTAGAATGGTAGGGAGAGGTGTAGAGGGCAGAAAGAGTGACAGTCTAAAGGGCAGCAATGAAGACTAAACTTGTGTTTAAGACTTCAAGAATGGGTCCGATAGCGTAGCGTAGACATGGAAACAAGCATAGGATGAAGAAACACAACTTTGGATGCTGACTTTTACTTCAAGGAAAAAGGGAATTTGAATCCTCTGCTATGGGATAATCAAGTTAATTTTGTTGTTTGCTGAGTAGAGTTTGGGAATAACGTTAAATAAGACGAGTTAAGCAGGCTGTTGGAATAAAAACTAGATTTACAAGTGAGATTATTCATCATTTTTTAATCTGTGACTGGGACAACTTTACCTACGGATCACACATATTTGGCTGGAGCCACATGAACTGTTATACTACAGCTGTTAAACCTGATTTGCCTCTTTTTCTGACAAGGATGTGACTGTTGTTTCTGTAAATAGTTTTAGTTTCTATTGACAACTTGGAAGGAACAAGTTCTGTTGCATTGAGGCACAGAGGTCTTGGTCAAGTGTTTTGTCCtccgtttttgttttgtttttgtgtgtatactgtacattCCTCCCTTCACCATGCAGTCTGCAGGGCCGGAGATTGAGGACTCTTTCGACTTTCTTTTCAAAATCATCCTGGTTGGGGACTCCAATGTGGGGAAGACCTGTGTGGTCCAGAGCTTCAAGTCTGGCATATTCATCGAGAAGCAGCAAAACACCATCGGGGTCGACTTTACGGTTCGCACCCTGGACATTGATGGCAAAAAGGTGAAGGTAGGTGACATGCACtcagcacttttttttaatttatttagaagtttacttttttataagacaCATTCCTATATCACAGCTTCTAATGAAATACATACATTagggttaattttttttttttaaatatctgaaCAAAAACATGGATATGTGAGATGTGTCTGTGTACTTACCCTTAAAGTAAATACTCCCTTTGCTTGTTGAAGTTTTTCCTCTAGAGAAAGAGGAGTGgctgactgctttctttaaataatcCGTGTTAGCTTTCTGGGTGTGTTAATTTGTTAACTGCATGGATGTCTTTTTATGCTAATTAGTTTGGAGTTGTGTGTGCAATCATGTTAGAAGTTCACAGCATGTCTGAATAACTTATAAAGTATGTTGTGAAGATACCCAACACACATTTTGTAaccatttaaaggtgcagtaggtaagccttataaaactaactttctgttataatgctgaaactgaccctatgttccagtagaactacatgaaagaggtcatttaaaaaagaatccggctcctctggcaccacctacagcctgtagtgtgatttgcaaaaacccaccgctccctgttcagatgctccaatcagggccaggggaggggggggtctaactgtgtgtcaatcactgctcatgcacacacattcattccacactcccttgtggggggaggggcttaggagaccgttttgggctttagcggaaagagggggagggactgagaagttgtcgatgttaaaaaaaattccaaacgccgtgcaaccagtaacatagctcaagcacgttGTTCgtctggtcatgactgttttcccaagatggcgcccgcatttATACGTAAacagtactgtctttataaactatctttttaataaactgcctgtacacttacaaagttctcaatgcttcagtttacatgtagggaccctcattatgctaccgtggaagtgtggtgctattttgagctgTGTTAGTGGTATGGAAATAGCGATTTCTATtgactttacccgtgccccaacgactagctttataagctaattagcggtttgagctaaaactggtcacattcgattagcatgaaaacatatcccagagaacggtcgactctgcACACGTGTTATTAatccctaggttcattttgcgccagatttctcctttaagtcatttctgttttgttaTTGCAGATGCAGGTGTGGGACACGGCAGGTCAGGAGCGTTTCCGCACCATAACTCAGAGCTACTACCGCAGCGCCCACGGTGCCATGGTGGCCTATGACATCACACGCCGCACCACATTTGAATCGGTTCCCCACTGGATCAGGGAGGTGGAGCAGTTTGGAGCTGCCAGTGTAGTGCTGATCCTCATTGGTAATTAAAgtgaaaaggttttttttttatgttggtcAGTAAACCCCCAAAAATATTCCTAAACTTTGTACTGTTGgtcgggaaaaaaaacaaacaagcaatatCAATATGTCACACTGGGATCTGTTAAATTGtggtaaatataataataatgtttaacaattgtatgtgtttgtcagtttatagacaaaacaatgaattgagaaaGCGTCAGATTACGATGATAGAGATTGCTAATATATTTTGCACTTCTTTCTCTGTTTATCCGTGCAGGTAATAAGTCAGACCTCCAAGCTCAGCGACAGGTGTTGTTCGAGGATGCGTGCACTCTGGCAGAAAACAACGGCGTGCTGGCTGCTCTGGAAACCTCGGCCAAGGAGGCCCAGAACGTGGAGGCGGCCTTCATCCTCATGGCTCGGGAGCTGCTGGCACGCAACGGCATGACCACCATCGACGAGCTTTCCCAAGAATCGCCTCAATTAATGTTGAGTAACAGCACCCACCCGGTTTATGGCACCGTGGCTTCAGATAAAAAGTGTGGGTGCTGAGCaggcttaacccttgtgttgacttcgggtcaaattgacccgtttttaatttttgttttatatcagaaaatatgggacgtagaaataagcgctgaaaatgtgtagaagaaaaatttaataatttaaaacgttggaaaaagcaaaaacaaacgaggttgacaggaagacaacacaagggttaagcaggGGTGTGTTGTTTTAGACTCGTTTGAAAAAATAGTGTTCACAGTTTAGGAGaaactacatacagtatatatgtgtgtgtgtgtgtgtgtgtgtgtgagagaaagttTTGTACATATTTTGACTTTTGATATTTATAAAGTTTGTAGAATCAGTAACACAGGTTTTAAATGGTGGTTGCTTATGTTGTATTATTCTTCTGAGTATAACCCTTTGATGAATGTGACTCCAGAATTACAAACCACACCAATGCTGGAGGACTCTGTACTAAGATCGAACTACAGTATACAGAATAATGTTCTCACTTGACAAGCAACTTTTTGTGTCTTTcatcctttttcatttttcctttcattcagtatgacttttttagtactGTACATTACCGGAGTTCCACAGTTTTAATGTACAATTTAAGTCACTTGCAAATCATACTTTATTACACCTTTCAGTTACAAATATAACAAACCAGCACCTTGGGACATGTTCAGTGGTGCTGCAACTGCAGCTATGTGTTTTCTCCCACAAAAGTCTTCTATTACAGATGTTTAACCatccatacatttttttattactttaaccATTTGATAAAAGAAcagcacttttttaaatttatgacGTGACAGTGGTACTTTTTCCACAAAATAATACTTAAATAAAATGACCGTACTCATAATTGAGGCTAAAATCAAAACTGATGAGGTACTAATAAAACCTGGCAACATAATCTCATCAACATTATTGGTTATGCATTCacctatttaaaaaacaaaacaaaaacaatctgaaatatgacagcagtaaaaacaaacagcagacacGGTCTAGTTAGGACCTGGTGGGGGGGGGTGCATATTTTGGAAAGGCAAGATGACCCAGTTATGTAGCCGGTTGTTCAAAGAATAAAATCCATCTTTATCTGGACAATATGTCATGTCACAGATGAGCCAGCACATTGGTCTTTATAGAGCTCTTTCTGCATTATTCAGTTTAAGGTGTTAAAATAACTATGTTTGAACAATGTCTCTCATCCATGAACTTACAGATACTCAATAAAAGTCTGAGTGTAGTAAAAATGCATGTAACTCAACACCTAGACTTCTTAACAATCCATGTGCgttaaaaaagagaaagcagATACAGATTGTGTCGTACAAAGGTAAGAAAGGACACACGTCCCACTTAATAAACTTGGCTCCTTAtaattagggttgggcatcatttggattttaacaattctgattccaattccgattcttcctttcgattccggttcttatcgattctcgattccggttctttgaggggtggagttgaagcgggtcacatgcctattttcacaaataagaggaaagttttattttgattcagtggtgtttgcagttttacagggctttttcaatgtaaaataaagccatactagagcgctgcttactgtgctccaaggctgcaacgcAACAAGCACCTGGCCGCTTCAGAAACCAAAACGCGCATATTcaattgggaagcgatgatcggatttcaaaccaaatcctctaaaccacacgtgtcaaactcaaggccggCGGGCCAAATATCCGGCCCCTCacagattttgatccggcccgtaTATCAATTTTGGTTTACAATATATGGCCCATCTAgtttctgttgctttttcttcgtttttgttgcttttttcaaagtttttgggcACTTtcttctatgatggctaagaacatttttgctgacttttttaggactttatgtggaccaaactgagtgagaagactatacgagacatgcaataatacagtcaaagatatttaactttttggaTTAAATAAAATCCTATTTATAATTAGTGTtaaaactgcatttttttttttgcagctgaTTCTATGGCACTTTATTAAAAATCTCTAAGAACAAGCCCCTGAAACAGCTACATCAGGGGCatagattaaaaaataaactcatAAAGCTTCTGCTACTACCAGTTAAGGGACGTTAGAGCTGTTTAATGGACGGCTGGGAGATGAAGCCAGAGTTTGAGAGCCACTTACCGTCCTACTCTAGAGGCCAGCCTTCCTGCTGAAACACCAGCTCCACCGCCTCCTTCACATCCTCCACCACGAAGGACGGCTGCGTGAGGCTGGGGTCAAAGCGGAAGTCCCTGTGACCGTGGAAGATGTGCTGCTCCCTGACGGTGTGCGCCGGGTCCGAGGGCAGCTCCTGCTGGTCTCTGCTGTACACTCCTGTGCACACCAGGATGGAGCTGCAGCCCTCGGGGAGGTCCTCCTCTGCCCCGTACTCAGCTGACGCTCCGCCTAGTTCGGCTGATGTCATTTTTGGTGCGTCAGCAGCTTCTGCCAAGGGATCTACACCTCCTCCGCGACTCTTGGCCTGCATCTGGGCCTTGGTGCGCTGAGAAGCCTGAAGGTAGTGGTTGTAGAGGTTGGCGCCGTATATGTCGGCCATGGGGTTATCACTATAAAAAGAGATGAAGTGACAACACATTAAAAGGGGCTTTTACTTAAAATCAAAATTTttggctcaatggtgttttaagcccccaacgtctcttTCCAGGCAGCGCCGCGACCgctgacttcaaggcacctaaccctaaccttaaccttaaccataaccattgcctaatcctagtgccttccaggcagcgctgcctggaaggagacattgggggcttaaaacaccgataaacaagTTTTTTGTGTTCAACAAAAGGACAATTCTTGAGTGACAAAGGTGGGTCTAAAGTCAAGAGACGACTGAGTCACTCACCCTATAGCATACAGCCTCTTCACAGGTGTGGTCCAGCCAAGTCTCTCAgcctgctgtctaatcagcagcTCAGCGTAGTTATAAGTCACCACACTGGGTTTACCAATCAGAGCCTCGTATTTCAGCTCATAGCCAGTGACCTTCTTGTACAGGCTCTCTAAGCTCACCAGAAACATACCGTGACCAAACCTATGACACAGGGACATTCAGTATAATAACACTGTAGTGAAGTGACATACAAAAGTTTGATAATGTTGCTGGGTGTGATCTACATTACATGTGTGTATTCTTTtaacgcatgcatgcacacacgcacacaaacacaaacagtaccTGGGATTCTTCGCCTCGGCCATCCACAGCAGGTCCATGTTACAGGCCAGGACTGGGATGTGAGGGTACCGCATCGAACTCCAGGCATTGTCTGGGTTCCCATTTGTCAGGAGCACATCAAGGATAAGCTGGAGGTTGGTCTCCCATCTGATTGGTTCACCAAATAAGATGACAGCTGGAGGGACAAACAGGCAAAGACAGAAATAACATAAAAGACAGCCATACCCGTGTTCTTTATAAATTGCATTACACTTATTGCTACAATGTTGACTGTGTGAGGAAACATACCGTCTATTGGCCATAAGCCTTTGGTGGGGGGAATCTGTGAGGCATTATACACAATTGGTTAGGACTCATCCATCCGTAACTGAACATAAACTGGCTCCAATATTTATACTACTTACACTGTCTTTGGGCCTTCTGTTGTGATCTACGACATCCAGAAGAGGATATGCTTCCCTGAGCATGTCTACAGTAACAACATCCTGAAAGCCCAGGCTGAAGTTTGGTGGGTTAAAGTTAAACACAGGTGAGCAAAAGTTACAGCAAAACACATATGAAGTAAATACTTCAGTCAAAAACAAAAGAATCGCAATGGGGATTTTTCATTCTATAATTTGTTTCCTAAG
Coding sequences within it:
- the LOC116038291 gene encoding ras-related protein Rab-19 isoform X2, with the translated sequence MQWCRWAGSWRSHLPGQSAGPEIEDSFDFLFKIILVGDSNVGKTCVVQSFKSGIFIEKQQNTIGVDFTVRTLDIDGKKMQVWDTAGQERFRTITQSYYRSAHGAMVAYDITRRTTFESVPHWIREVEQFGAASVVLILIGNKSDLQAQRQVLFEDACTLAENNGVLAALETSAKEAQNVEAAFILMARELLARNGMTTIDELSQESPQLMLSNSTHPVYGTVASDKKCGC
- the hdhd5 gene encoding haloacid dehalogenase-like hydrolase domain-containing 5; the encoded protein is MQRIRSLKTGWQLLKSSCEGAAKQVNISPSTSRNYSHLPRQDSSSFGLLFDIDGVLVRGRTPIPAAKQCFRNLVDSNGKYKVPVVFVTNAGNCMRQAKAEHLSHLLEVEVSPDQVMLSHSPLRMFTQFHKMRVLVSGQGPVEEVAHNLGFQDVVTVDMLREAYPLLDVVDHNRRPKDSIPPTKGLWPIDAVILFGEPIRWETNLQLILDVLLTNGNPDNAWSSMRYPHIPVLACNMDLLWMAEAKNPRFGHGMFLVSLESLYKKVTGYELKYEALIGKPSVVTYNYAELLIRQQAERLGWTTPVKRLYAIGDNPMADIYGANLYNHYLQASQRTKAQMQAKSRGGGVDPLAEAADAPKMTSAELGGASAEYGAEEDLPEGCSSILVCTGVYSRDQQELPSDPAHTVREQHIFHGHRDFRFDPSLTQPSFVVEDVKEAVELVFQQEGWPLE
- the zgc:153293 gene encoding coiled-coil domain-containing protein 34 encodes the protein MSGGRMPNCPASASQGFSSTPVKTSQGKDLHTSKGLDDGILSDDEDTFSLLSPIYHDSFDSDEDLEPSPAQQTPPRQRDNSSLSVSPVRCELPRTPSVQMLYAAREPAGSPTLSAWEMWLVNKAKEDRFKLEKQAEEERLRKEKKERQEREREQKKIVMEEKIQEWLRIKREQEKHEQLVKLSKEEEEIQRQREKQTEIERKAQQKYKDWLQKKNQEKIEMEKKEKEKAVLKEEQEKERHKRAEEKFKEWLAKANEKGRASPKSPCYPTSPYDKSYPSPSFCNPIPWKPIHVPPPETSLNKTPGKKTTKISTNQQRKYQQSPSTALRLRNSARAAQLLQKR
- the LOC116038291 gene encoding ras-related protein Rab-19 isoform X1, with the translated sequence MQWCRWAGSWRSHLPGQSAGPEIEDSFDFLFKIILVGDSNVGKTCVVQSFKSGIFIEKQQNTIGVDFTVRTLDIDGKKVKMQVWDTAGQERFRTITQSYYRSAHGAMVAYDITRRTTFESVPHWIREVEQFGAASVVLILIGNKSDLQAQRQVLFEDACTLAENNGVLAALETSAKEAQNVEAAFILMARELLARNGMTTIDELSQESPQLMLSNSTHPVYGTVASDKKCGC